In Oceanidesulfovibrio indonesiensis, one DNA window encodes the following:
- a CDS encoding NAD(P)H-dependent oxidoreductase, protein MIIVDNLLRQIERRDDPIRVGMVGAGFMALGIARQIVGFTPGMTLTMVCNRTLERAEAMCRAAGMGAVVHVDDPSDVASITRNGGCAVTSDYEVLCDSDQVDVVLEVTGHVEYGAHVALKSFASGKPLVSMNAELDATVGPLLKRKADEAGVVYTLADGDQPGVEMNLYRLVKGFGGRPVLCGNIKGLHDPYRNPTTQEGFARTWKQNVYMVTSFADGTKISFEQAVVANATGMTVAKVGMHGPIVPAGTPITEAAQWYPREDLLEGPGIVDYVVGPTPAPGVFVLAVFEDKIQQEYFKYLKMGDGPLYCFYTPYHLCSFEVPGSVARAVLFDDATVAPLGAPCVDVVATAKTDLEAGTTIDGLGGYSTYGLCASYARSREQALLPMGLAEGCILKRAVPKDQIITRDDVDVPAGRLAHELRTEQDAIFPLRSN, encoded by the coding sequence ATGATCATTGTCGACAATCTGCTCCGGCAGATCGAGAGGCGCGACGACCCCATTCGCGTAGGCATGGTGGGCGCAGGATTCATGGCCCTCGGCATCGCCCGGCAGATCGTCGGCTTCACACCGGGCATGACCCTCACCATGGTCTGCAACCGTACACTGGAACGCGCAGAGGCAATGTGCCGCGCAGCCGGAATGGGGGCCGTCGTGCATGTGGACGACCCCAGCGATGTCGCATCCATAACGCGCAACGGCGGATGCGCAGTGACCTCGGATTACGAGGTCCTGTGCGACAGCGATCAGGTAGACGTGGTTCTGGAGGTGACAGGCCATGTGGAATACGGCGCGCACGTTGCCCTCAAGTCCTTCGCCTCGGGCAAGCCTCTCGTCTCCATGAACGCGGAGCTCGATGCGACCGTCGGCCCCCTGCTGAAACGCAAAGCCGACGAGGCCGGTGTCGTCTATACCCTGGCGGACGGTGACCAGCCCGGCGTGGAAATGAACCTCTACCGTCTTGTCAAGGGTTTCGGCGGCCGCCCTGTGCTCTGCGGCAACATCAAGGGACTCCACGACCCTTACCGCAATCCCACCACGCAGGAAGGGTTCGCCCGCACGTGGAAACAGAATGTTTACATGGTCACCTCGTTTGCCGACGGGACCAAGATTTCCTTCGAGCAGGCCGTGGTGGCCAACGCCACAGGCATGACCGTCGCCAAAGTAGGCATGCATGGGCCCATTGTCCCGGCAGGCACGCCGATAACCGAGGCGGCGCAATGGTATCCGCGCGAGGACCTGCTGGAAGGTCCGGGCATCGTGGATTACGTGGTGGGCCCGACCCCTGCGCCCGGCGTTTTCGTCCTCGCCGTGTTCGAAGACAAAATTCAACAAGAGTATTTCAAATACCTGAAGATGGGCGACGGACCGCTCTACTGCTTCTATACGCCGTACCACCTCTGCTCCTTTGAGGTTCCCGGTTCGGTGGCCCGCGCAGTGCTGTTCGACGACGCCACCGTCGCGCCCCTTGGCGCCCCGTGTGTGGATGTGGTGGCCACGGCCAAAACGGACCTGGAAGCGGGAACCACAATAGACGGTCTGGGCGGCTACAGCACGTACGGCCTGTGCGCCTCGTATGCTCGGAGCAGAGAGCAGGCGCTCCTGCCCATGGGGCTGGCCGAAGGCTGCATACTCAAACGCGCCGTGCCCAAGGATCAGATCATAACCCGGGACGATGTGGATGTTCCTGCGGGCCGCCTGGCGCATGAACTCCGGACCGAACAGGACGCCATTTTCCCACTGCGGAGCAACTGA
- the rfbC gene encoding dTDP-4-dehydrorhamnose 3,5-epimerase: protein MIFRHTPVLGAPLVVLEEHADSRGFFARIFCERECAEQGLTSRFVQANLSHNTRKGTLRGLHMQTPPHEEAKLVRCVRGAIFDVVVDLRADSPTYLKWYGAELTAENRLALYIPEGCAHGFQTLTADTDILYFVSEFYVPGAEQGYLYDDPAFGIEWPLPVSVISTKDAGWKPYSSTQVQSE, encoded by the coding sequence ATGATCTTTCGCCACACACCCGTCCTCGGCGCGCCTCTCGTTGTCCTGGAAGAGCACGCCGACAGCCGCGGCTTTTTCGCCCGGATCTTCTGCGAGCGCGAGTGCGCGGAGCAGGGCCTGACATCGCGCTTTGTGCAGGCCAACCTTTCGCACAACACACGCAAGGGCACATTGCGGGGACTCCACATGCAGACGCCGCCGCACGAGGAAGCCAAGCTGGTGCGCTGCGTTCGCGGCGCGATCTTCGATGTTGTGGTCGACCTCAGGGCCGACTCGCCTACCTATCTCAAATGGTACGGCGCAGAGCTCACCGCCGAGAACCGGCTCGCCCTGTACATTCCGGAAGGCTGCGCCCACGGATTCCAGACCCTTACCGCCGATACGGACATCCTCTACTTCGTCAGCGAGTTCTACGTCCCGGGAGCCGAGCAAGGGTATCTCTACGACGACCCCGCATTCGGCATCGAATGGCCTCTGCCCGTGAGCGTTATCTCCACCAAGGATGCAGGCTGGAAGCCCTACTCCTCAACCCAGGTGCAATCGGAATGA
- a CDS encoding sugar phosphate nucleotidyltransferase: MPPLFSAPAVILAGGYGTRLDSSRDQPKPLTEIGGEPLLWHVIRLLGSQGMAEFYIALGFGSAAIKRFFLENDSFRHDGPADLEADEITVFSTTPFESTIHLVETGMETNTGGRIKRLAPFLRDKKQFLMTYADSLANIELPNLHAFHEAHGKLATVTAVRPPERFGRLVIEGDTVVRFNEKKPADNEWINGGFFMLHPDVLEYIDGDSTAWEQEPVVRLTEEGQLKCYHHHGFWACLDTQKEKNQFEALWKSGSCPWKLW; encoded by the coding sequence ATGCCCCCTCTCTTCTCTGCTCCCGCTGTCATTCTGGCCGGAGGATATGGCACCAGACTCGACTCCTCCAGGGATCAACCCAAACCACTCACTGAAATCGGCGGCGAGCCTCTTCTGTGGCACGTCATCCGGTTGCTCGGCAGCCAGGGCATGGCCGAGTTCTACATCGCGCTCGGCTTCGGCAGCGCCGCGATCAAGCGCTTTTTCCTGGAAAATGATTCCTTCCGGCACGATGGCCCGGCGGATCTGGAGGCTGACGAGATCACCGTTTTCAGCACCACGCCGTTCGAGTCGACCATCCATCTCGTCGAAACCGGAATGGAGACGAACACTGGGGGCAGGATCAAGCGCCTAGCTCCCTTTCTTCGGGACAAGAAGCAGTTCCTCATGACGTATGCGGACAGCCTGGCGAACATCGAACTGCCCAATCTCCATGCATTCCATGAGGCGCACGGCAAGCTGGCCACCGTCACCGCGGTCCGACCGCCGGAACGGTTCGGCCGCCTGGTCATCGAAGGCGACACCGTGGTCCGCTTCAACGAAAAAAAGCCCGCGGACAACGAATGGATCAACGGCGGGTTCTTCATGCTCCATCCGGACGTCCTGGAATACATTGACGGCGACTCCACCGCCTGGGAGCAGGAACCTGTGGTGCGGCTCACGGAAGAGGGCCAGCTCAAATGCTACCACCATCACGGCTTCTGGGCCTGCCTGGACACCCAGAAGGAAAAGAACCAGTTCGAAGCATTGTGGAAATCCGGGTCATGCCCATGGAAATTGTGGTGA
- the osmF gene encoding glycine betaine ABC transporter substrate-binding protein OsmF, with amino-acid sequence MVLRLILTACVALPLVMAAPAMAADNGPVVVGSKIDTEGALLGQMILHMLDANGFEVKDRTEFGPTPIVRKAITSGEIDIYPEYTGNGAFFFEDTDPAIWKDAEAAYEKVSALDYEKNKLVWLKPSPANNTWALAVRQDLADSRNLDTLEDFAAYVNEGGEAMLAGCEEFVTRADALPAFEEAYGFDLKDEQMVVFSGCNTAQTEKAAAQGTSGVNVAMAFGTDGALAALGLKVLEDTKGVQPVYAPTPVVREAVLEKHPQIRDILAPVFESLHQETLQQLNAKIAVGGESARNVALGYLQSQGFVN; translated from the coding sequence ATGGTGCTACGGCTCATACTTACCGCTTGCGTGGCGCTGCCCTTGGTCATGGCCGCGCCCGCCATGGCTGCAGACAACGGGCCCGTCGTCGTAGGATCCAAAATAGACACCGAAGGCGCGCTACTCGGCCAGATGATACTGCACATGCTTGATGCAAACGGCTTCGAAGTGAAGGATCGCACCGAGTTCGGCCCAACGCCCATCGTCCGCAAGGCAATCACCTCGGGCGAGATCGACATCTATCCCGAATACACGGGCAACGGCGCATTCTTTTTCGAGGATACGGATCCCGCCATCTGGAAAGATGCCGAGGCGGCCTACGAAAAGGTCAGTGCCTTGGATTACGAAAAGAACAAGCTCGTCTGGCTCAAGCCGTCTCCCGCGAACAACACCTGGGCGCTCGCCGTGCGCCAGGATCTGGCAGATTCCCGAAATCTTGATACGCTTGAAGATTTTGCCGCGTATGTGAACGAGGGGGGCGAAGCCATGCTTGCCGGCTGCGAGGAGTTCGTGACCCGCGCTGACGCGCTGCCCGCTTTTGAAGAGGCCTACGGCTTCGACCTGAAGGACGAGCAGATGGTGGTCTTTTCCGGATGCAACACGGCGCAGACCGAAAAGGCCGCGGCCCAGGGCACCAGCGGGGTGAACGTGGCCATGGCATTCGGCACGGACGGCGCGCTCGCCGCGCTGGGGCTCAAGGTTCTGGAAGACACCAAAGGGGTGCAGCCGGTGTACGCGCCCACGCCGGTCGTGCGCGAAGCTGTTCTGGAGAAGCATCCGCAGATACGGGACATCCTTGCGCCGGTGTTCGAGTCGCTGCACCAGGAGACGCTGCAGCAACTCAACGCGAAAATCGCCGTGGGCGGTGAATCTGCCCGCAACGTGGCGCTGGGCTACCTCCAGTCCCAAGGCTTTGTTAATTAG
- a CDS encoding ABC transporter permease encodes MSETPKISRVGLVGVALGLGGLLLADFVVLRPNRLAPGEAVSVFQAIEAWRWFMLVAGFLLLGLCCLRVDSVRKSVAVQVATMLGVALPPVLCLGLMAGLGYAATSNLDAANPFLRVSVGSAFWLAVLGLFVAFTDFYQRLARNAHLWALLVRLGLLVGFLGGVALILQYGGLGNLSLAKEYAGRSHRFFVEMRAHLAITGLAVGSAAVIGLPLGVLMHRWRRIRNTSLSVLNIVQTIPSLALFGLLIAPLAWLSAQAPGLREFGVRGIGWLPAVIALGLYALLPIVRNTYAGFERLETAVVEAGRGMGMDRMQLFFKVELPVASPIILNGLRIAGVQIMGNTAVAALIGAGGFGVFIFQGLGQSAIDLIMLGAVPTIVLAVALDLVFQVLTRAVTPRGLE; translated from the coding sequence ATGAGCGAAACGCCGAAGATATCCCGGGTGGGCCTTGTGGGCGTCGCTTTGGGGCTGGGCGGACTGCTGCTGGCGGATTTCGTGGTGCTGCGCCCCAACAGACTGGCGCCAGGTGAGGCCGTATCCGTATTCCAGGCGATCGAGGCATGGCGGTGGTTCATGCTCGTCGCTGGCTTCCTGCTGCTCGGCCTGTGCTGCCTGCGCGTGGATTCCGTTAGGAAGAGCGTTGCGGTGCAGGTCGCAACCATGCTGGGCGTGGCTTTGCCTCCCGTGCTGTGCCTGGGGCTGATGGCCGGTCTGGGGTACGCTGCCACGAGCAATCTGGATGCGGCCAATCCTTTTCTGCGCGTATCCGTGGGTTCGGCTTTCTGGCTGGCCGTGCTCGGGTTGTTCGTGGCGTTCACGGATTTCTATCAGCGCCTGGCGCGAAATGCTCATTTGTGGGCGCTTCTTGTCCGCCTCGGCCTGCTTGTCGGATTTCTGGGCGGAGTCGCACTCATTCTCCAATACGGCGGGTTAGGCAACCTGTCCCTGGCCAAGGAATATGCAGGCCGCAGCCACCGGTTTTTCGTGGAGATGCGCGCGCATCTGGCCATCACCGGCCTTGCCGTGGGGTCGGCGGCGGTCATCGGGCTGCCGCTGGGCGTGCTCATGCACAGGTGGCGTCGAATCCGCAACACATCGTTGTCCGTATTGAACATAGTGCAGACCATCCCCAGCCTTGCCCTTTTCGGCCTGCTCATCGCGCCGCTCGCCTGGCTTTCCGCGCAGGCGCCGGGACTGCGGGAGTTTGGGGTGCGGGGTATCGGCTGGTTGCCTGCGGTCATTGCTCTGGGCCTGTATGCTCTGCTGCCCATCGTGCGCAACACCTACGCCGGGTTTGAACGACTGGAAACTGCTGTAGTGGAGGCCGGCCGCGGCATGGGGATGGATCGCATGCAGTTGTTCTTCAAGGTGGAGCTGCCCGTTGCATCGCCGATCATCCTGAACGGTCTGCGCATCGCCGGGGTGCAGATCATGGGCAACACGGCCGTGGCCGCCCTCATCGGCGCGGGAGGCTTCGGCGTGTTCATCTTCCAGGGTTTGGGGCAATCGGCCATTGACCTCATCATGCTCGGCGCCGTGCCCACGATCGTGTTGGCCGTGGCGCTCGATCTCGTGTTCCAGGTGCTGACCAGGGCCGTCACGCCGCGGGGGTTGGAATGA
- a CDS encoding ABC transporter ATP-binding protein, which produces MIRLEGVGKRYGGEWAVRDLDLTMERGEFCCLIGPSGCGKSTTLKMINRMVEATSGTIAINGRDVRSMKQEELRRGIGYVIQSIGLFPHMTVEANIGVVPHLLGWDKVRTRTRSLELLELLGLAPDEYAHKYPRELSGGQAQRVGVARALAGDPDILLMDEPFGALDPITREHLQGQFAAIQQELQKTVVFVTHDIDEAVRLGNRVALMRDGRLVQVDSPETLLSEPKDSFVKKFVGLDRALKRLSRLRVQDFVRPAQSVPDTISAEELRGRFHAMHGEDCARYMWVTDDRGGLLGWIDSKSANGVVSVQEDMVRVDANEMAVQADFSLKQALSLFVQQGVVCLPVLDKRGKFNGEVRLADVLES; this is translated from the coding sequence ATGATACGATTGGAAGGCGTGGGCAAACGATACGGCGGCGAATGGGCCGTTCGGGACCTCGATCTGACCATGGAGCGCGGGGAGTTCTGCTGTCTTATCGGCCCCTCCGGCTGCGGCAAGAGCACCACGCTCAAGATGATCAACCGCATGGTGGAGGCGACGAGCGGGACAATCGCCATAAACGGCCGCGATGTCCGCTCCATGAAGCAGGAAGAGCTGCGCCGCGGCATCGGCTACGTCATCCAGAGCATCGGCCTGTTTCCGCACATGACGGTGGAGGCGAATATCGGCGTGGTGCCGCATCTGCTGGGCTGGGACAAGGTCCGCACGCGCACACGCAGCCTGGAGCTTCTGGAGCTTCTGGGGCTCGCGCCGGACGAGTACGCGCACAAGTATCCGCGCGAACTCTCGGGTGGGCAGGCGCAGCGTGTGGGCGTGGCGCGGGCGCTGGCCGGCGATCCGGACATACTTCTCATGGACGAACCCTTCGGGGCGCTGGACCCCATTACCCGGGAGCACCTGCAGGGCCAGTTCGCGGCCATACAACAGGAGTTGCAGAAAACTGTCGTGTTTGTAACCCACGACATCGACGAGGCGGTAAGGCTGGGCAACCGGGTGGCGCTCATGCGCGACGGCAGGCTCGTGCAGGTGGACAGCCCGGAGACTCTGCTTTCCGAACCAAAAGACTCCTTCGTCAAGAAATTCGTCGGGTTGGACAGGGCGCTCAAACGGTTGTCCAGACTTCGGGTGCAGGATTTCGTGCGGCCGGCCCAGAGCGTGCCCGACACGATCTCGGCCGAAGAGTTGCGGGGGCGATTCCACGCCATGCATGGTGAAGACTGCGCCCGCTACATGTGGGTCACGGATGACCGCGGTGGGTTGCTCGGCTGGATCGACTCCAAATCCGCGAACGGGGTCGTGTCCGTGCAGGAAGATATGGTGCGGGTGGATGCGAACGAGATGGCCGTGCAGGCGGATTTCAGCCTGAAGCAGGCCTTGTCGCTTTTCGTGCAGCAAGGAGTGGTCTGCCTGCCTGTGCTGGACAAACGCGGCAAGTTCAACGGCGAGGTTCGCCTGGCCGACGTGCTGGAGTCCTGA
- a CDS encoding ABC transporter permease — translation MAAAFSRPRGAFLLAVGMAFVLLATWEGLWNGLGVLYPDIGEYVYPRVPMWRLILQHLLLVGVSSTLSILVGVGLGILVTRSFGRDFLHAVNSLVSVGQTFPPVAVLALAVPAVGFGAEPTIIALFLYGLLPIVRGTIAGLESVGPDIRESAKGMGMTELQSLVRVEMPLASGVIMAGIKTSVVINIGTATIGATIGAGGLGAPIITGLAADNPAFILQGSVMAALFAILADGLLDFVGASRRTEAV, via the coding sequence ATGGCGGCGGCTTTCTCAAGACCGCGAGGCGCATTCCTTCTGGCTGTGGGGATGGCCTTCGTGCTGCTGGCCACCTGGGAAGGCCTGTGGAACGGTCTGGGCGTGCTTTATCCGGATATCGGGGAGTACGTCTATCCGCGCGTCCCCATGTGGCGGCTTATCCTGCAGCACCTCCTGCTGGTCGGCGTTTCCAGCACGTTGTCCATCCTGGTCGGCGTGGGGCTTGGCATTCTGGTGACGCGCAGCTTCGGGCGCGATTTCCTGCACGCGGTGAACAGCCTGGTCTCCGTGGGGCAGACCTTTCCGCCCGTGGCCGTACTGGCGTTGGCCGTGCCTGCCGTGGGGTTCGGAGCCGAACCGACCATTATCGCGCTGTTTCTGTATGGACTCCTGCCCATCGTACGCGGCACCATCGCCGGGTTGGAGTCTGTGGGACCGGACATCCGGGAGTCGGCCAAAGGCATGGGCATGACTGAGTTGCAATCCCTGGTGCGGGTGGAAATGCCTCTGGCGTCGGGCGTGATCATGGCTGGCATCAAGACGAGCGTGGTCATCAACATCGGCACGGCAACCATCGGCGCCACCATAGGCGCGGGCGGGCTGGGTGCGCCGATCATCACGGGACTGGCGGCGGACAATCCGGCCTTCATCCTGCAGGGATCAGTCATGGCGGCGCTGTTCGCCATTCTGGCGGACGGCCTGCTGGATTTCGTCGGGGCGTCGAGGAGAACCGAAGCGGTCTGA
- a CDS encoding PAS domain S-box protein translates to MVATPENARHPERDMLERELEDARKRIAELEEELAASREHARLEIERLERLYHKAPMGYQSLDEQGNFLDVNQTWLDLLGYARDEVLGRNFSEFLLPEWRDHFQENFPRFKAVGEILGVEFELVRKDGSHILVAFNGRISRSSDGEFRQTHCLFQDISERKKYEDALRASEATLHAVVNGSPIPTFVIDQNHTIIYWNKAIEKLSGLSAQETIGTSRHRTALYDQDRPCLCDLVLDGKRDELDVWYPDRWAPSPLLPDCYTATGFFPTLGNEGAWLSFTAAPIVDVNDRILGAVEMLEDITEQQAAEADLRESEERYRLLVENQNDLVVKVDSEGRFLFVSPSYCEMFGKSPDELLGRQFMPLVHEDDRESTAEAMKALSEPPHVAYLTQRAMTRSGWRWLAWSDKAVLDEDGNVAAIVGVGRDITAQKQTEEALRDREAVLHGIFRAAPVGIGVVIDRVFTQVNDRMCEMTGYLRDELTGQSSRMLYPTEEDYSYVGEEKYRQILVNGTGTVETRWRRKNGAVIDILLSSTPLDPEKLEAGVMFTALDITDRNKALEALRRSEERYRLLYENAPIGIVQTSLDGRYLNVNSHLAVMHGYDSPEELLRAVTSIAGQIYAEPSDRGRLLALLARYDEVRNFECRHRKKNGETFWVSTSLRASRDAAGNIEHLDGFTIDINERKEIEHKLRDSEVKFRNFFEHAGEGIILSDSSSNILDANPAAAEILGYDSPDDLAQMNVTEIVHPDDLQKCARVNIQEETRHGGVVTLERRYRRADGTYLPVEVTIKFLQGADMHHIIFRNITERKEAEATLVQAKEAAEAANRTKSEFLANMSHEIRTPLNGMLGMLQLMRTTGLDAEQQDYVGMAIQACKRLTRLLGDILDLSRVEAGKIQLHPEVFDLPDLLHQNKELFQPLADQSGVTLELLMDPTIPRFLIGDSARLLQVINNLLGNSMKFTHAGTVTVEAWRLPTEDAQKVSVLFSVADTGIGIPADRLDELFQPFTQLNTGATREYQGAGLGLSICKRLVDLMGGTISVESEPDRGSTFRVRIDFERAEERAEQPEPAEPSSESAETCCRILVVEDDLVSRFTIQTVLEKHGYEVSVAGNGRQALELLKSEPVAVVIMDIQMPVMDGVEATQAIRDGEAGPDRADIPIIALTAHAMSGDRETLLQAGANEYVSKPVNLNELLELVRNTLGPRSQ, encoded by the coding sequence ATGGTTGCCACTCCTGAAAATGCCCGACATCCGGAACGCGATATGCTGGAACGGGAGTTGGAAGACGCCCGCAAGCGGATAGCCGAGCTGGAAGAGGAGTTGGCCGCTTCCCGGGAACATGCGCGGTTGGAGATCGAACGCCTCGAACGACTCTACCACAAAGCACCCATGGGGTATCAATCCCTGGACGAACAGGGAAACTTCCTGGACGTGAACCAGACCTGGCTGGACCTGCTCGGTTACGCACGCGACGAAGTCCTGGGCAGGAACTTCAGCGAGTTCCTTCTGCCCGAGTGGCGCGACCATTTTCAGGAAAACTTTCCCCGTTTCAAGGCGGTCGGCGAAATTCTCGGTGTGGAGTTCGAGCTCGTGCGCAAGGATGGCTCGCATATCCTGGTCGCCTTCAACGGCCGCATCAGCCGCAGCTCCGACGGCGAGTTCCGGCAGACTCACTGCCTGTTCCAGGACATAAGCGAGCGCAAGAAATACGAGGACGCACTGCGCGCCAGTGAAGCCACTCTGCACGCCGTGGTCAATGGATCTCCCATCCCCACCTTTGTCATCGATCAGAACCATACGATCATCTACTGGAACAAAGCCATCGAGAAGCTTTCCGGCCTCAGCGCGCAGGAAACCATAGGAACATCCAGGCACCGCACTGCGTTGTATGACCAGGATCGGCCATGCCTTTGCGACCTCGTGCTCGACGGGAAACGCGACGAACTCGACGTATGGTACCCAGACCGTTGGGCCCCGTCCCCACTCTTGCCGGACTGCTACACGGCCACAGGATTTTTCCCGACGCTAGGCAATGAGGGCGCCTGGCTTTCGTTCACCGCAGCGCCCATTGTGGATGTCAACGACCGGATACTCGGCGCCGTGGAGATGCTGGAGGATATAACGGAACAACAGGCCGCCGAAGCGGACTTGCGTGAGAGCGAGGAACGGTACAGGCTGCTGGTGGAAAATCAGAACGACCTGGTTGTCAAAGTGGATTCGGAAGGACGGTTCCTGTTCGTCAGCCCGAGCTACTGCGAGATGTTCGGCAAGAGTCCGGACGAGCTTCTGGGCCGTCAGTTCATGCCCCTTGTCCATGAGGACGACCGGGAATCCACAGCCGAGGCAATGAAGGCGCTCTCGGAGCCGCCCCATGTGGCCTATCTTACGCAACGCGCCATGACTCGCAGCGGCTGGCGCTGGCTCGCGTGGTCGGACAAGGCCGTCCTCGACGAGGACGGCAATGTCGCCGCCATCGTGGGCGTAGGGCGCGACATTACCGCGCAGAAGCAGACTGAAGAGGCGCTGCGCGACCGCGAAGCCGTGCTCCACGGCATTTTCCGGGCCGCTCCCGTCGGAATCGGCGTGGTGATCGACCGCGTGTTCACGCAAGTGAACGACCGCATGTGCGAGATGACCGGCTACCTACGGGATGAGCTTACAGGCCAGAGCTCCAGGATGCTCTACCCTACCGAGGAAGACTATTCGTACGTGGGCGAAGAGAAGTACCGGCAGATCCTGGTGAACGGCACCGGCACAGTGGAAACGCGCTGGCGCCGCAAGAACGGCGCGGTCATCGACATCCTTCTGAGCTCGACCCCTCTGGACCCCGAGAAGCTGGAGGCCGGGGTGATGTTCACTGCGCTGGACATCACCGACCGCAACAAGGCGCTGGAAGCGCTCCGCAGAAGCGAAGAACGATACCGTCTCCTGTACGAGAACGCGCCCATCGGCATCGTCCAGACGTCGCTGGACGGCCGGTATCTCAACGTCAACTCCCACCTCGCCGTCATGCACGGCTACGACTCGCCGGAGGAACTTCTGCGCGCGGTTACTTCCATCGCCGGCCAGATCTACGCCGAGCCGAGCGACAGGGGACGGCTTCTTGCGCTGCTCGCACGATATGACGAAGTGCGAAACTTCGAATGCAGGCACCGCAAAAAAAACGGCGAGACGTTCTGGGTTTCCACCAGCCTGCGCGCCTCGCGGGATGCGGCTGGAAACATCGAACACCTCGACGGCTTCACCATCGACATCAACGAGCGCAAGGAGATCGAGCACAAGTTACGGGACAGTGAGGTCAAATTCCGCAACTTCTTCGAGCATGCAGGAGAAGGCATCATACTCAGCGACTCCAGCTCGAACATACTTGACGCCAACCCTGCGGCCGCCGAGATTCTGGGATACGACTCCCCCGACGACCTCGCTCAGATGAACGTCACAGAAATCGTCCATCCCGATGATCTCCAGAAATGCGCCCGCGTGAACATTCAGGAGGAAACCAGGCACGGCGGGGTCGTGACGCTTGAACGGAGGTATCGCAGGGCGGACGGGACATACTTACCCGTGGAGGTCACCATCAAATTCCTCCAGGGGGCGGACATGCACCACATCATTTTCCGGAACATCACCGAGCGCAAGGAAGCAGAAGCCACGCTCGTGCAGGCCAAGGAGGCGGCCGAAGCCGCAAACCGCACCAAGTCCGAATTCCTGGCGAACATGAGCCACGAGATACGCACCCCGCTCAACGGCATGCTCGGCATGCTCCAGCTCATGCGCACCACCGGCCTCGATGCTGAGCAGCAAGACTATGTGGGCATGGCCATTCAGGCCTGCAAACGGTTGACCCGTCTGCTTGGCGACATCCTTGACCTTTCCCGCGTGGAAGCGGGAAAAATCCAGCTCCATCCAGAGGTTTTCGACCTTCCCGACCTGCTGCACCAGAACAAGGAGCTGTTCCAGCCTTTGGCCGACCAGTCCGGCGTAACGCTCGAACTCCTCATGGACCCGACCATCCCGCGTTTCCTGATCGGCGACTCCGCGCGGCTGCTGCAAGTCATCAACAATCTGCTGGGCAACTCCATGAAGTTCACCCATGCCGGCACGGTGACGGTGGAAGCATGGCGGCTTCCGACAGAGGACGCGCAAAAGGTCTCGGTGCTCTTCTCGGTCGCGGACACAGGCATCGGCATCCCGGCAGACAGGCTCGACGAGCTGTTCCAGCCCTTCACCCAGCTCAACACCGGGGCCACGCGGGAATACCAGGGCGCCGGGCTCGGCCTGTCCATCTGCAAACGACTCGTGGACCTCATGGGCGGCACAATTTCCGTAGAGAGCGAGCCGGACCGCGGATCGACCTTCCGCGTACGCATCGATTTCGAACGCGCCGAAGAACGCGCCGAGCAGCCCGAGCCGGCCGAGCCGTCATCCGAATCAGCCGAGACATGCTGCCGGATTCTCGTTGTCGAGGACGATCTGGTCAGCCGCTTCACTATCCAGACGGTGCTCGAAAAACACGGTTATGAAGTGAGTGTTGCCGGCAATGGACGCCAGGCGCTGGAACTTCTGAAGAGCGAACCGGTCGCGGTCGTGATCATGGACATCCAGATGCCGGTGATGGACGGCGTGGAGGCCACGCAGGCCATACGCGACGGCGAAGCCGGGCCGGACAGGGCCGATATCCCCATCATCGCGCTTACAGCCCACGCCATGAGCGGCGACAGGGAAACCCTGCTGCAGGCCGGCGCGAACGAATACGTCTCCAAGCCCGTGAACCTGAACGAACTGCTGGAACTGGTCCGAAACACCTTAGGGCCGCGGTCGCAATAG
- a CDS encoding Fur family transcriptional regulator: MKKQQRADISAPNGVPGRHDLRQACRAAGLKVTHQREIIFSEIVNTTDHPSAEMLFERVREKIPSVSRDTVYRTLSMLEDAGFVSRLTLRGATRFDGDVSAHHHFFCTQCGAVYDFDWREFDSLALPETAKACGDVASSRVVLEGICRCCAESEDNGAGNA, encoded by the coding sequence ATGAAAAAACAGCAGCGAGCGGACATATCCGCACCCAACGGTGTTCCGGGCCGCCATGATCTCCGCCAGGCGTGCCGCGCCGCAGGGCTGAAGGTCACGCACCAGCGAGAGATCATTTTCAGCGAGATAGTCAATACGACGGATCATCCCTCGGCTGAAATGCTGTTCGAGCGGGTTCGGGAAAAGATACCCTCCGTCTCCAGGGATACTGTCTACAGGACCCTGTCCATGCTGGAGGACGCGGGATTCGTCTCACGTCTGACGTTGCGCGGAGCCACCCGGTTCGACGGAGACGTATCGGCCCATCACCATTTCTTCTGCACGCAGTGCGGGGCCGTGTACGATTTCGACTGGCGCGAGTTCGACAGCCTTGCGCTTCCCGAAACGGCGAAGGCCTGCGGCGATGTGGCCTCCAGCCGGGTTGTTCTGGAAGGCATCTGCCGCTGCTGCGCTGAATCCGAGGACAACGGAGCCGGCAACGCCTGA